One window from the genome of Daphnia pulex isolate KAP4 chromosome 9, ASM2113471v1 encodes:
- the LOC124201849 gene encoding rhodopsin, GQ-coupled-like — MTANSNDSAGYLWAINATRWFVDDSNETLGIDWDDWDVSLWTPEQRQLLERGGVSRRIHVALGVLLSFIVLFGFAANSTILYVFSRFKRLRTPANVFIINLTICDFFACCLHPLAVYSAFRGRWSLGQTGCNLYGMGVAFFGLNSIVTLSAIACERYIVITSSSCRPAVAKWRITRRQAQKACAGIWLHCAALVTPPWMLGWSSYEPEGVLVTCSWDYTTRTLSNRLYYLYLLLLGFVLPVSVLTFCYAAIFRFIFHSSKEMTRLVMASHVKSPFSTNSTSFRKRRRQTDVRTALIILSLAMLCYTAWTPYAIVSLIGQFGPVDEDGQPKKLSPMATAIPAFLAKTAIVFDPLVYGFSSPQFRSSVRQILNSGGLRGGQSHNAIAGLTRVQTNPNCQLSRVNSVAVLSSNRFRMNKDLSISVNKLVVGSELFQHQQSIPFQPVVGGQLRKSTKYRRRLDESRRADSTDGPTHPMPSNQPVVPSHSASFPEQLFTHPQSRLPKEPENDPYKDTCF, encoded by the exons ATGACGGCAAATAGCAACGACAGTGCGGGGTATTTGTGGGCGATCAACGCCACCCGCTGGTTTGTCGATGACAGCAACGAGACGCTGGGCATCGATTGGGACGATTGGGACGTGTCGCTGTGGACGCCGGAGCAGCGCCAACTTCTGGAACGTGGTGGGGTCTCTCGCCGAATTCACGTCGCCCTTGGCGTCCTCCTCAGTTTCATCGTCCTCTTCGGTTTCGCCGCCAATTCCACCATCCTCTACGTCTTCTCCAG GTTCAAACGGCTGAGGACGCCGGCCAACGTGTTCATCATCAACTTGACCATCTGCGATTTCTTCGCCTGTTGTCTCCACCCGCTGGCCGTCTACTCGGCGTTCAGGGGCCGCTGGTCTTTAGGTCAAACAG GCTGCAATTTGTATGGGATGGGCGTCGCCTTTTTCGGACTCAACAGCATCGTGACTTTGTCGGCCATCGCCTGCGAGCGGTACATCGTCATCACGTCCAGCAGTTGCCGCCCGGCTGTCGCCAAGTGGCGGATAACTCGTCGACAAGCGCAAAAG GCTTGTGCCGGGATTTGGCTCCATTGCGCCGCTCTGGTGACTCCGCCCTGGATGCTGGGATGGTCATCCTACGAGCCGGAAGGAGTTCTAGTCACCTGCTCCTGGGATTACACGACCAGGACCTTGTCCAATCGGCTCTACTATTTGTACCTTTTATTACTCGGATTCGTCCTGCCCGTCTCCGTTTTGACGTTTTGCTATGCGGCCATTTTCCGGTTCATCTTCCACAGTTCAAAGGAGATGACCCGGCTGGTCATGGCCAGTCACGTCAAATCGCCGTTCAGCACCAATTCGACTTCATTCCGCAAACGGCGGAGGCAAACGGACGTCCGGACGGCGCTGATTATTTTGTCGCTGGCCATGCTCTGCTACACGGCCTGGACACCTTATGCCATCGTCAGTCTCATCGGCCAGTTCGGCCCGGTCGACGAAGATGGCCAGCCCAAGAAACTGTCGCCCATGGCCACGGCCATCCCGGCCTTCCTGGCCAAAACGGCCATCGTCTTCGATCCTTTGGTTTACGGGTTTTCCAGTCCGCAGTTCCGCTCTTCGGTCCGCCAGATTCTGAACAGCGGCGGATTGCGGGGAGGTCAGTCGCATAACGCGATTGCCGGCCTGACGAGAGTTCAAACGAATCCGAATTGCCAGCTGTCTCGCGTCAATTCCGTCGCCGTCCTGTCATCCAACCGATTCAGAATGAACAAAGATCTTTCCATTTCAGTCAACAAACTGGTGGTGGGTTCAGAATTGTTCCAGCATCAGCAGAGTATTCCATTCCAGCCAGTTGTCGGCGGTCAGCTCCGCAAAA GTACAAAGTACAGACGTCGCTTGGATGAGAGCCGCCGAGCCGATTCCACCGACGGGCCAACTCATCCAATGCCCAGCAACCAGCCCGTTGTCCCGTCTCATTCCGCTTCTTTTCCGGAGCAGTTATTCACTCATCCGCAAAGTCGTTTGCCCAAAGAGCCGGAGAACGATCCTTACAAAGACACTTGCTTCTGA